The genomic region TTGGCCGGGTCTGGTTAGCTTCAACGATGGATAACGTTCGTCCGCTACATCCCGAATAGTGACTTTCCAGAAAGGCGTGTGGTTGGAATGTTTTCGGATCTACATCTGGAATACTGCTCTCTCGACGCTTCCTGTAAAACTCAGGAGAAACCCCATAATGTTTCTTAAAATAGCGACTTAGTGTATAGCCGTTCTCATAGCCTACTCTCTCCGCGATTTCCTGTAAGGTACCTTTCGTACTCACCAGTAGTTTCAGTGCCTGTTCCATCCGAATCTGTGAAAGCACACGACTGGGACTCATATTCAATTGCAGCTGAAACAATTGGTTCAGATACCTCGGACTGCATTCCAGCATTTCAGCTACCTGTTCCACCTTGAGTGGTTCAGCGTAGTGACGGTTCAGATAACGTACTGCCTGATTTACCCGATCCAGTTTCGTACGGTTCTTCCGCTGCTCTTGCATTTGTTTCAGCATCTCGGCGAGCCATTGATAGAACAAAGCCTTAGTTTGAATCCGGCCTGCTGACTGTAGTTCATTCCACTGTCTGTATATCAACTGCATGATTTCAATTAATGGCAATGGATACGTTGGTTCAAAACCAAAACTGACTTGCAGCGACTCCGCCCCAGTATATGTTTGGGATTCTTCAGCATTTGGCTTCTCTGACTCTGGTGACGAATACGACAACACATGTAATTCCATTCGCTTCTTAGCCAGACAATCCAGACGCATTCCTTTGGAGGCGTGCAGAATATAAGCTCCTTTAATAGAGTGTATCTCCTGACCGAGCCAGATCTTCCCCTTGCCATTCGTTATTAATAAAAAAGCATTCGAGGGAAGCGTCCACGTATTAGGATCTTCACTGGTGTTAACCGTCATGATTCGAATATCCAGTAATCGGATCGTTATATGCTCCCATAATGCCCCGTATTCTTCTATGTTCATCGTCATGGACCTTTCTTTATTTCCTCGTTACTACATCCAAAGCTTCGCCTCATCATATATGATAATCATTCTCAGTTCAACCTGTACGTCTGTTCTGAAATGGTTATGCTTTCGCTTCCGAATCGGTTATTGTGCAATTGCGGGTTTCCCTCTAGAGTTATATAAATGAAAATCATTATCAATTAGAAAGAGGGTTCGTCATGTTGTTTAAGAAAGCTTGGTATCGTATGGCCCTGCCGGTTTTGCTGATCATGGCCGTATTCATTAGTGGTTGTACCCAAAAAGAGACGGCGGAACCCGTCGCGACAGAAACAGAATACGCCGCACCACAGACAAGAATACTCTCTACGATGATGGGAGACGTCACCGTACCCCTCAACCCTGAGAGGGTTGTCGTTGACTGGAATATAGGACATGTTCTGGCTGTCGGCGTAACCCCCGTTGGTGTGCCGGGCAGCCTGCTGGATTATGGAATGTTCCTGCGTGACAAGCTTGTAGATAGCGCAGATTTGGGTAACCACAGTGAGGTCTCACTTGAGAAAATGGTAGAGCTGGAACCGGACCTGATTATCACATGGGACCAGGAGAAATTTCAGACCTATTCCAAAATCGCTCCGACTGTCGTATTCGTACCAGATCAGTATGATTCCATGGAAGCCGAAGTGACCGCCATGGGCGAAATTCTGAATCGACCTGAAGAGGCCATAGCGTGGAACGAATCATTTAAACAACGGATCACAGCTGCTCAGGCCAAAATCAAAGATGTGATTCCGGACGGCGCGACCTTTACCGTTGCCGATTTTAACTTTTTGAAAAATCCAGCCATTATCGGCAACAGCGCTAATCGTGGTGGAAGAGCAGCCTATGAATTGCTAGGACTAACTCCAGCACCCAAGGTGAAGTCAGATCTTCTGGACCAAGGCAAAGAAAACCTGGAAGCTAGCGCGGAGGTATTCGGAGAGTACGTAGGTGATTACCTGCTGATGATGGTTACAGAGGGCACGAAAGATCACTCCCTGTTGCCTACCGTCTGGGACAATCTGCCTGCCGTGCAGAACAACCATATCTTCAAACTGGATATCCATAAATATTTCACCGCTGATCCCTATACCTCCATTCTACAAGCCGAAGAGATCGCAGATCGACTCGCAAGTGGACAGACTGAGCTGAATTAGCGCGAGTCTTCAAATCTAGTGAGACCCGAAACCGAACCTACAGTCTGGAATTCAAGACTTTTATCCAGCTCAAAAAAGATTACACAAACAGCGCCCACCAGAATGATTCAAGTGGGCGCTGTTTTCATTTGGTTTGAAATATGTCGTTGTTGCCGAAATACTATATCTAGTTACATAAATAAGTGTTCATACTTTCGAATTTGGGATCTTAAAATCTGAGCAACTCTCCCCAGATCTTGATCATGTTGTTCAATGAATTGTATAACTGAAGATCGATCGAATTGAAGATTTGTTTCCAGCGCACGTGCTTGTTTTGAAAAATCACTGCTAAATGGCTTCGCCTTAATCTTACGCAATGCAATACTTGTTGGCATGCTTAGCGGATAGTCTGTTGTATCTGACAAAAGGCTTAGACCGTGATCGAAAAGTGGGCAGAGTCTATATCCATCAAGACCATGTATAAATGCAATATTATTCAAATGTCGGTCTTCATTTAGCAGAATAGCGTCCAGTGGTAACATGATTGAGAAGTACTCTAGCGTATCTAATTTCAACACATCTTTGAGAAAATCAACAACTAAAAGCACGGAATCTCGTGTGCTTTGTCCTTGCTGCAAATCATCAAATTTGACACCATAACTCTCCAAAATGCGATGCAAAGTAATGATACTTTCTCCCGGCTGCAGAAAATCTTCAGAATAACAACCCGGATATTCAACGTTTTCCTCAATCAGAACACACTGTGTATAAGGAACTATAAGTCCTGATGGAATGTTGGATCGACTAATTAGCTCGAACGCTACCCACTCCGCCAGTCCTTCATAACCAAATTTATTAGCTTTTCCCCACTTATTCTCAATTTTCCATTTTAATTGGTCACCCTTGCTACTACTGACAAAAGTCTTACGAGAATCCTTGCTCACCTGCAAAACGGGGATGGACATCAGCACAAGACAACTCCTCATTAGAAAATCTAATCCAGACATAATCATCATATAACACACCATGGGTTTGTTTTACGATCTCCGAAGCTACATAATCATTCAGACCCAATGATTGCAAAATTTTATCGGCATGGTGTCTGGTGCGAGGGAAGCATCTGGATTCGAAGTAATCCAATACATCTCCTACGGTTACCTTGGACTTGCTTGGAAAAGGGAGAAAAACAGGAGATACACTTTTATCTTGCCACACATCAACCGTTTGATTACTATAATCCAACTTCACTTTGGCAATCACCTGGTCATGCTCCAAGACCTCAAACTCAAGAGGAGAAGATATAAATTTGTTTATTTTTTTCATCTGCTACCTCCCATAGTGATCTTTCATATTTCTTTGTTATGATTATATCATTTCTTCAACTTGTATTTCAGTTCCTTACTGCACCATTCTATAAAAAAAAGCCCGACGCAATTTCGAGAAAATCTCGACGTTGTTCGGGCTTCTTCAGATTGCCTTCCATCCATACAAACCTATCTACGTACTGGAGAGAGCTTTGTTTTTCTCATAAAACCGTGCATTGTGAGAAGATACACCCGCCATGTCGGAAGCAGCAGGTTCCAGATACGTCTTGGCACTGTTAACTGCGAGCACCGCATCGTTAAAAGCACCAGCGATCAGCCTGACTTTGCTTCCATAAGTGATGAAATCACCTGCTCCGAATATACCTGGAATGTTGGTACGCATGCGCTGATCAACGGACACGCCGTAATCTTCACGCGCCAGCCCCCACTGCACGAGGTTGCCAAAATCACGATCATACCCATGGCTTACGACAACTTCATCCACTTCAACAAGTGTGATCTCACCGGTTTCCACATGGGCCAGCTCGACACGCTCGATTTTGTCACCTGTACCGTATAAACGTGAGATGCTATATGGCGTCATGACGTTCGCTTGAGCTTTCATCTGGGCAACCGGCGACTCATGTCCGGTAAATTCATGACGTCTGTGTGCCACCGTAACTTCACTTGCTATTTTGCCCATTTCATTCGCCCAGTCAACTGCGGAATCGCCGCCGCCCGAGATCAGAACACGCTTCCCGGCAAATCGGGATAGATCAGTTACGGTATAGTGCAGATTCGTCAGCTCATACCGATTGGCACCCTCGACATCCAGCTTTTGCACCTGCGTCATGCCTCTGCCCGCACATAACAGGATGGTACGTGTGTAATGACGCTCGCCTGTTTTGGAAATCAGTACAAATACACCATCATCAAGTCGTTCAAGCTCGGCTATTTCCTGCCCAAATACAATCGTTGGATCGAACGTTCTCGCCTGTCTCTCCAGCGATTCAATCAGCTTCTCACAGCGAATCGGATCAACCCCGCCCACATCCCAGATCAGCTTCTCCGGGTACGTACGCATGAATCCACCCAGTTCCTGTTTGGCTTCGATGATCTTGGTACGCATGGCTCTCATACCACTATAGAATGAGGCATACATGCCAGCAGGCCCACCACCAACGATGGTAATATCGTAGATATCCAATTGTGTCTCCGTCGTCATTTACGGCACCAACTTTTCAACAACGTAGTCCATCAATTTTACAGAACCAATTGGACCCACACCGGATACGAATTGGCTTGTCTTCAATGGGAAGACATGATCATTCTTCACAGCCTCCAGATTCGCCCACACCTGGCTAGCTTTCAGATCTTCCATCGATTTCTTCGTGTCATAACCTACGAGGGTTCTGTCTTCCAGGAAAATATAATCCGGATTCATCTCAGGCAAGAATTCCAGGGAGAACTGGCTAAACCAATCTGTAGAGTCTTTGATCGCTTCAGGGCTATTCAGGCCCAGGATATCATAGAAGAAAACACTGCTGCTTCCTCCTTTGGGACCCATGAAACGGTAACGATTGTGCTCAACCCGGAGAACCAATACAGTCTTGTCTCCCAGGGCTTCCGCAATTTTCTCTTTCGCTTGTGAAGCTTTCTCGTCGAATTCAGCCAGTACTTTGGCAGATTGTTCGGTCTTGTCGAATATGGCACCCAGCTTCGGCATAGCACGCTTCATTTCACTGTTGGCATCCAGTGCCACCGTTGGAGCGATTTTGGATAACTCATCATATACGCCCTGCTCCATACCTTCGCCAGCGGTAAGGATCATATCCGGTGACAACGCCAGCAACTGCTCATAGTTATATTGATATTGCTCAACTTCAATGATCTGAACGCCGTGTTCTTTCAAATAATCAGGGCGGTATTCCGCTTCAACTTCCGGAGTTAACAAAACGATTTGGGGTGTGACACCCATCTCGATCAGATACTCGGCATAGATCGAATCGAACACAACCAGATTTTGAGGATGGGTCGGAATCGTTACTTCTCCAAACTGATCCTGCACCACCTTAGTCGCACTTTCATTCGCTGCTTCTTCGGTTGTGCTTGCTTCTCCTTCAGTCTGGGTACTTGATGTTCCAGCTGCAGTATTCTCTTCATTAGTTCCACTGGAACATGCCGCCAGCATAATACTGATCGCCAACAGCATAATGCCCAACCCTTTAAATCTACGTAACATGATATACTTCGCCCCTTATATATATTGATAATGATAATTATTATCAAATAGTATCAAATAAGAAGTATTGCATCCATAGCATATCGTGCGTAATCAGTTGGATTATTGTGCTCTCTCATGAAGAGATTTCGTAAGATTGCGAATGATCTGATTCAGAATCAGAGTATGTCCCGTAATTCCATGACCGTCTACCCACAGATGGGTATCTACGTAAAACACCCGATTATTTTTCACAGCACTCAGCTCGTTCCATTGCGGACTCTCCCATAGTTTCCTCATATTCTCTTCAGCACTGAAGTGCTGCATGATCCGCTTCTCGACAAAAAGATAATCAGGATTGGCTTGTGCCAGCAGGTCAAGCGAACAAGGGTTAAACCAGGCTGCACCTGGTTGTAGTACTTGCGGAAGTGCTAATCCAAGCTGTTCATATAACAATTGTGATACCCCGTGTGAACGCCCACCCAGATATCGATAACCAAACGCTTCTACCCTCAGCAGCATGACTGTGGATGCGGATTGAATGATGGGTTGTAACTGTTGCTTCGCTACACTGACCTCATATTTCATTTGCTCATGCAGTCTATGAGCCTCTTCTTCTTTGAGGAACCAAGCTGCCAATTGATCGAGCATTGGTTCCACATCTTGATGAAGTCCGGTTAGAATCGGTGCAATTGTGCGCAGCTCCCTTTTGACCTCTTCCGTCAATACGTTACCTATCAACATCTCCGGTTGAACTTGGCGAACAAGTTCTATCTCCACCTCATACTGTGTAACCTCCAGCATCTGCACTCCATGCGCTATAAATTGTTCCCGATGATGTGGGGACAGCAGGATTGGAGTGACCACTACGGCATGGGGGATAACTCCGAGATGAATCATCATTTCGCCGCAGATGGGAGACAGTGATACGATCTTTCGCTGCGTCATCGTCTGTCTATATTGCTTAGGTGATACGCCAGTTAGCTGTTTGAAGCGCCGGCTAAAATAATGAGCATCCTCAAATCCAGACTTCTTGGCAATATCCTGAGAGGTTGCTGTAGTTAATAACAGTTCTTCCTGCGCGCGATAGATCCGGTAGTGGGCCAGATAATCCAGAGGTGGCTTACCATATCGTTCACTAAATTTGCGGGAATAATGCCATGGACTAATACCAGCGATCTGAGCTAACTGTGTACGTGTAATCACCTGATCATAATGCTGCTGCATGTAGTCAATAGAGCGAAGTATGCCGTGTTCTGACTTCAACTCGTTATCCGGCTGTTTCCGATACAGATTTCTTAACAATTCATATAACAAATGCTGATTCCCAACCCATCCTGCACTCTGATCCTGTGTATCCTCTTCACTCCAATGCTGAATGATGCTTGCCAGACTTCCACCAGACAGTTGCACCTTTTGATACGCTTCTCCTGACGGTAAACGCCATTCGAACTTCTCAGCTTCCCGTCGCTCATGCAGCACCGAATATGTATCGAACTGAACATGCCAGCCTGCCAAATCCAGATTACCACCTTCAATGACCTCCATTACGGAGTTCTCTTCGAGCGCAATTAATTCTCCAAAGGAGACGTGAACCCGGTGTCCATTTATATTCCAGATCGCTTTTCCATCAATAATAAATATCAGGGTGTGACTGAAAAAGTGGTGCAGCTCGCCTTTCGTTATCCATGCATTGGTTAATGCCTTCGTCGACTTCCACTGAGCGATCCATTCCATGTTGTCAGACATATCCTTATCCTTTCAAAGGGATTCATCATCCCGATCTATACGTTCCACTATATCAAAATACATGACAACTCCATAACCAACAAGTTATGGCTTGAATAAAATGGTGGACTGCTACTGAGCATTTCATACTTGTATTACTCAGATACAAAAACACAAAAAGCCTGTACCATCAGGCACAGGCTCTTTCTTATAAATTTTGATAAGTACTTTGCAATAGTACGTTTTACGTATTACTCCATGCTAGCTTTCGGTGATGCCTGTCCCAATGTCTGACCTTTTCCTGCCATCCAATACGTCAGTCCACCTGAGACCACAAAAGCAATAACCACACCAATGCAGGTGTGTAACAGATTCAGGCTACTCTCTTCGATGAAGAGCGGTAGGCTGATCAAGCTCGGATTGCCAACGATAGCAAATGCCTTGACAGATAACAACCCGAAATACAGTCCACCCGCGGCTCCACCAAGCAATGCCGCGTAGAAAGAGGATCTTTTTCTCATGTTGACCGCGTACAATGCAGGCTCTACGACTCCCAACAGTGCTGTTCCAGTAGCCCAGAAAGCCAGTCTTCTGGATACTGGCTCTTTCGAGCGCAGTCCGTTTGCAAGCGAGGCCCCTGCTTGTCCAACAATCACCACCATCATAGCAGCAATCACCATGGAACCACCATCCATAACCATTTCATTAATGATGATGGCAAGTACCCAGTAGTGTAATCCCATAACTAACATCAGCGAGAAGACCGCTCCCAATAACATTACCGTCACCACTGGAGCGTTAGCTAACAGTGAATCCAATGCCTCTGGCAGATATTCATCGACCCAGGTGCCGACTGGACCGAGCATCATTAAGACCAATGGGACAAGAATCAATAACGTCAGGAATGGTGCAACCATCCCTTTGGAGAATTTTGGACTTATTCGTTGAACGGCTTTTTCCAGATAGGAGGCTGCACAGATCGTTAGAATGACCCAGATGGCAGTAGTGTAAAAAGCCGGCTGGGACACGAGTGGCAAGCCCAGGAAATGGACGTCTTGTTCACCTGACATCATCATGGTCATCTCCGGATGGAACATCAATCCGCCAATAGATGCAGCAACATAGATATTGCTCTTCAACCGATACGCTGTGCTGATTGCTACCAATACAGGCAGTAGATAAATAACACTATCTCCTATAATCCTGAA from Paenibacillus sp. FSL R5-0341 harbors:
- a CDS encoding AraC family transcriptional regulator — encoded protein: MTMNIEEYGALWEHITIRLLDIRIMTVNTSEDPNTWTLPSNAFLLITNGKGKIWLGQEIHSIKGAYILHASKGMRLDCLAKKRMELHVLSYSSPESEKPNAEESQTYTGAESLQVSFGFEPTYPLPLIEIMQLIYRQWNELQSAGRIQTKALFYQWLAEMLKQMQEQRKNRTKLDRVNQAVRYLNRHYAEPLKVEQVAEMLECSPRYLNQLFQLQLNMSPSRVLSQIRMEQALKLLVSTKGTLQEIAERVGYENGYTLSRYFKKHYGVSPEFYRKRRESSIPDVDPKTFQPHAFLESHYSGCSGRTLSIVEANQTRPNQEIIDLKGVQVRKSSAATLPRARTRMLATSMGEITIPNKPSRVVVDWNLGEVLALGVTPLGAPHSLIESNQMLEPYIYDQVQDIGNHNFISLEKVLELEPDLIITWNPAAYASYARIAPTVVYGGSGNGSVAEEIREMGRILNRRTEAETWIKEYVRRVHTLQQTITGKVSAEKTFTVIDPNWGEHITLVGNTGTRGGKAAYGLLNLRPAGKVRQELLEPGLEYLDIARSAVGGYVEDYLLVLDNGPRPGLDQASGKPWQKSIETDHCQIINLDWNRYFLSDPLSAVLQAEEMADRIMAR
- a CDS encoding ABC transporter substrate-binding protein is translated as MLFKKAWYRMALPVLLIMAVFISGCTQKETAEPVATETEYAAPQTRILSTMMGDVTVPLNPERVVVDWNIGHVLAVGVTPVGVPGSLLDYGMFLRDKLVDSADLGNHSEVSLEKMVELEPDLIITWDQEKFQTYSKIAPTVVFVPDQYDSMEAEVTAMGEILNRPEEAIAWNESFKQRITAAQAKIKDVIPDGATFTVADFNFLKNPAIIGNSANRGGRAAYELLGLTPAPKVKSDLLDQGKENLEASAEVFGEYVGDYLLMMVTEGTKDHSLLPTVWDNLPAVQNNHIFKLDIHKYFTADPYTSILQAEEIADRLASGQTELN
- a CDS encoding ABC transporter substrate-binding protein, with amino-acid sequence MLRRFKGLGIMLLAISIMLAACSSGTNEENTAAGTSSTQTEGEASTTEEAANESATKVVQDQFGEVTIPTHPQNLVVFDSIYAEYLIEMGVTPQIVLLTPEVEAEYRPDYLKEHGVQIIEVEQYQYNYEQLLALSPDMILTAGEGMEQGVYDELSKIAPTVALDANSEMKRAMPKLGAIFDKTEQSAKVLAEFDEKASQAKEKIAEALGDKTVLVLRVEHNRYRFMGPKGGSSSVFFYDILGLNSPEAIKDSTDWFSQFSLEFLPEMNPDYIFLEDRTLVGYDTKKSMEDLKASQVWANLEAVKNDHVFPLKTSQFVSGVGPIGSVKLMDYVVEKLVP
- a CDS encoding helix-turn-helix domain-containing protein, whose product is MSDNMEWIAQWKSTKALTNAWITKGELHHFFSHTLIFIIDGKAIWNINGHRVHVSFGELIALEENSVMEVIEGGNLDLAGWHVQFDTYSVLHERREAEKFEWRLPSGEAYQKVQLSGGSLASIIQHWSEEDTQDQSAGWVGNQHLLYELLRNLYRKQPDNELKSEHGILRSIDYMQQHYDQVITRTQLAQIAGISPWHYSRKFSERYGKPPLDYLAHYRIYRAQEELLLTTATSQDIAKKSGFEDAHYFSRRFKQLTGVSPKQYRQTMTQRKIVSLSPICGEMMIHLGVIPHAVVVTPILLSPHHREQFIAHGVQMLEVTQYEVEIELVRQVQPEMLIGNVLTEEVKRELRTIAPILTGLHQDVEPMLDQLAAWFLKEEEAHRLHEQMKYEVSVAKQQLQPIIQSASTVMLLRVEAFGYRYLGGRSHGVSQLLYEQLGLALPQVLQPGAAWFNPCSLDLLAQANPDYLFVEKRIMQHFSAEENMRKLWESPQWNELSAVKNNRVFYVDTHLWVDGHGITGHTLILNQIIRNLTKSLHERAQ
- a CDS encoding HipA domain-containing protein — translated: MLMSIPVLQVSKDSRKTFVSSSKGDQLKWKIENKWGKANKFGYEGLAEWVAFELISRSNIPSGLIVPYTQCVLIEENVEYPGCYSEDFLQPGESIITLHRILESYGVKFDDLQQGQSTRDSVLLVVDFLKDVLKLDTLEYFSIMLPLDAILLNEDRHLNNIAFIHGLDGYRLCPLFDHGLSLLSDTTDYPLSMPTSIALRKIKAKPFSSDFSKQARALETNLQFDRSSVIQFIEQHDQDLGRVAQILRSQIRKYEHLFM
- a CDS encoding NAD(P)/FAD-dependent oxidoreductase, producing the protein MTTETQLDIYDITIVGGGPAGMYASFYSGMRAMRTKIIEAKQELGGFMRTYPEKLIWDVGGVDPIRCEKLIESLERQARTFDPTIVFGQEIAELERLDDGVFVLISKTGERHYTRTILLCAGRGMTQVQKLDVEGANRYELTNLHYTVTDLSRFAGKRVLISGGGDSAVDWANEMGKIASEVTVAHRRHEFTGHESPVAQMKAQANVMTPYSISRLYGTGDKIERVELAHVETGEITLVEVDEVVVSHGYDRDFGNLVQWGLAREDYGVSVDQRMRTNIPGIFGAGDFITYGSKVRLIAGAFNDAVLAVNSAKTYLEPAASDMAGVSSHNARFYEKNKALSST
- a CDS encoding PTS transporter subunit EIIC, with protein sequence MHDTQIEDWLKLAGGKENIKLVEHDKGTTTLVLKDSTQLNMSVLASTEFVADIRVTGEQCHLAIRDESFLIYNALQSTGMWEAEGTTLQEAGHTKKHRFSILHFVSDVFRPLMPAFLGAAVIKILLAIITLMDTHGSADSSALMDNQTFTIFRIIGDSVIYLLPVLVAISTAYRLKSNIYVAASIGGLMFHPEMTMMMSGEQDVHFLGLPLVSQPAFYTTAIWVILTICAASYLEKAVQRISPKFSKGMVAPFLTLLILVPLVLMMLGPVGTWVDEYLPEALDSLLANAPVVTVMLLGAVFSLMLVMGLHYWVLAIIINEMVMDGGSMVIAAMMVVIVGQAGASLANGLRSKEPVSRRLAFWATGTALLGVVEPALYAVNMRKRSSFYAALLGGAAGGLYFGLLSVKAFAIVGNPSLISLPLFIEESSLNLLHTCIGVVIAFVVSGGLTYWMAGKGQTLGQASPKASME